One genomic segment of Cellulophaga sp. HaHaR_3_176 includes these proteins:
- the thiE gene encoding thiamine phosphate synthase, translating into MQLPNLHYISQGETPQEHLNNIKSACTAGAALVQLRLKNLSPKKVLKFATEAREITDHYQTRLIINDHYRIAKEVKADGVHLGRTDTCPTIAKKYLESWQIIGGTANTVSDCNILITKKVDYIGLGPYHFTKTKESLSPILGIDGYADIMKYIQTDIPVIAVGGIVINDVSEILETGIYGVAVASEITKNFNSINLFKKALEKTSIEEQVWRPNLNQ; encoded by the coding sequence ATGCAATTACCAAATTTACACTACATATCACAAGGAGAAACACCTCAAGAGCATTTAAATAATATCAAAAGTGCCTGTACGGCAGGTGCAGCATTGGTGCAGCTACGATTAAAAAATTTGAGTCCTAAAAAGGTTTTGAAATTTGCTACAGAAGCCCGAGAAATTACAGATCATTATCAAACTAGATTGATAATAAATGATCACTATAGAATAGCCAAGGAGGTAAAAGCAGATGGTGTTCATTTAGGAAGAACAGATACTTGCCCGACTATTGCTAAAAAGTATTTAGAAAGCTGGCAAATTATTGGCGGTACCGCAAATACAGTCAGTGATTGTAATATACTTATTACTAAAAAAGTAGATTATATAGGTTTAGGGCCTTATCATTTTACGAAAACGAAAGAGAGTTTAAGTCCTATTTTGGGTATTGATGGTTATGCGGATATAATGAAGTATATACAAACAGATATTCCTGTTATTGCAGTAGGTGGTATTGTAATAAATGATGTTTCTGAAATTCTAGAAACAGGAATTTACGGGGTAGCAGTAGCCTCAGAAATTACTAAAAATTTTAATAGCATTAATCTTTTTAAGAAAGCGTTAGAAAAAACAAGCATTGAAGAACAGGTGTGGAGACCCAACCTAAATCAATAA
- a CDS encoding cupin domain-containing protein encodes MKKRITTITLLVLSLFTTLYSQEIPIENLETQLSDNTQQYSKSILVNEIKDIDVEHIALTSKNPILDYNKDGYKTIYLFVKGNGSVIVQDSIYDIVPETIFLPNIKDITIKTAEKDTLHYVKITSKLTAQDLLDLKEFPAESTQNVYYAKFTDCVPYTEPIKSPNTVSRTILPNKIIPRIAMGTVQTKGPDEVGAHKHPMLEQLFLGLSENNCVVFADDAKVNFPQHSMLHIPLGSSHSVTVDKDEVLYYVWMDFFLDKKGEEWLKTHNVSDDN; translated from the coding sequence ATGAAGAAAAGAATCACAACTATTACGTTACTAGTATTATCATTATTCACGACATTATATAGTCAAGAAATTCCGATTGAAAATTTAGAAACACAATTATCAGATAATACTCAACAATATTCTAAATCTATTCTGGTAAATGAAATTAAAGATATAGATGTTGAACATATAGCACTGACAAGTAAAAATCCAATATTAGATTACAATAAAGATGGCTACAAAACAATATACCTATTTGTAAAAGGTAATGGTAGCGTTATTGTTCAAGATAGCATTTATGATATTGTTCCTGAAACTATATTTTTACCGAATATTAAAGATATTACAATTAAAACGGCAGAAAAAGACACACTACATTACGTAAAAATAACGAGTAAATTAACTGCTCAAGATTTATTAGATCTTAAGGAGTTTCCTGCTGAGAGTACTCAAAATGTATATTATGCGAAATTTACAGATTGTGTACCATATACAGAACCTATAAAAAGTCCAAATACAGTTAGTCGTACAATACTTCCTAATAAAATCATCCCTAGAATAGCAATGGGTACAGTTCAAACAAAAGGCCCTGATGAAGTTGGTGCACATAAACACCCAATGTTAGAGCAATTATTTTTAGGCTTATCTGAAAACAACTGTGTTGTTTTTGCTGATGATGCTAAAGTAAATTTCCCTCAACATTCTATGCTTCATATTCCTTTAGGTTCAAGTCATTCTGTTACTGTAGATAAAGATGAAGTTCTTTACTACGTTTGGATGGATTTCTTTTTAGATAAAAAAGGTGAAGAGTGGTTAAAAACTCATAATGTAAGCGACGATAACTAA
- a CDS encoding LD-carboxypeptidase translates to MRSRRNFFTNIIGVSAASLLPFSIFANVKQNEKTIETIKPKRLKKGDTIGLIAPGYAVKPEVLEKAKDTLVKMGFIPYHTERLLWNYGYFSNTDTERAADVNEMFANPNVDGILCARGGYGCTRIMHLLDYELIKNNPKVLVGFSDITALANGIYSETGLITFHGPVGSTLDDKYSIQQLENVIIHPEHQLLIKNVILEDETLLNNPEFDRYTVTPGKATGKLLGGSLTLINALIGTPHEIDFTDAIVFIEDVEEAPYRIDRMLTQLIEGGTFKHAAGIMVGVCNGCDKPAASGSFTLRDVILDRLKPLNIPTAYGMSFGHVKNNMTLPIGINATFDADKMTLKLQEKAVI, encoded by the coding sequence ATGAGATCTCGCAGAAACTTTTTTACCAATATTATAGGTGTTTCAGCAGCATCACTCCTACCCTTTTCTATTTTCGCCAACGTAAAACAGAATGAAAAAACTATAGAAACTATCAAACCTAAGCGTCTTAAAAAAGGTGATACTATAGGTTTAATTGCCCCAGGTTATGCGGTAAAACCTGAAGTATTAGAGAAGGCAAAAGACACTTTGGTTAAAATGGGGTTCATTCCATATCATACGGAGCGCCTACTCTGGAACTACGGTTATTTTAGCAATACCGATACAGAACGCGCTGCTGATGTTAATGAAATGTTTGCCAACCCTAATGTAGACGGTATCTTATGCGCTCGAGGCGGATATGGTTGTACAAGAATCATGCATCTTCTAGATTATGAGCTAATTAAAAATAACCCAAAAGTACTTGTTGGATTTAGTGATATTACGGCCTTAGCCAATGGCATATATTCCGAGACAGGACTTATAACTTTTCATGGTCCGGTTGGGAGCACTCTAGATGATAAATATTCTATACAACAACTGGAAAATGTTATCATTCATCCTGAACATCAGCTGCTAATAAAAAATGTTATTCTTGAAGATGAAACGCTATTAAACAATCCAGAATTTGATAGGTACACGGTTACTCCTGGGAAAGCTACGGGTAAATTGTTGGGCGGAAGTTTAACCCTCATCAATGCTTTAATTGGTACTCCACATGAAATAGATTTTACCGATGCCATTGTTTTTATAGAAGATGTAGAAGAAGCTCCTTACCGCATAGATCGGATGCTTACCCAATTAATAGAAGGTGGTACTTTCAAACATGCTGCAGGTATTATGGTGGGTGTTTGTAATGGCTGTGATAAACCGGCGGCTTCAGGAAGCTTTACCCTTAGAGATGTGATTTTAGACCGACTCAAACCTTTAAACATTCCTACAGCCTACGGTATGAGTTTTGGTCATGTAAAAAACAACATGACACTTCCTATTGGAATCAATGCCACTTTTGATGCGGATAAAATGACGCTAAAACTACAGGAAAAAGCCGTTATATAA
- a CDS encoding chondroitinase-B domain-containing protein gives MKNLSIFFISFCTLIVSCRKEVKSNVVTNIDEFNDAVANAKPGSTITLANGIWKDSELVFEGKGTKEKPIKLTVEEKGKVTLEGQSNLQLAGDFLIVEGLVFKNGYTPTNSVISFRKNRDEMATNSRLTECVIDNFNNPERHVQDYWVTIYGKNNRIDHNHITGKKNLGVTMIVGLDTKESIENNHKIDHNYFGPRPTFGNNGGETLRIGTSHNALENSNTLVESNYFDRCNGEHEIISNKSCQNIFKYNTFFECTGTLTMRHGNETLVDGNVFIGNGKPSTGGVRVINEKQTVINNYHIGLTGYRFRGAFVMMNGVPNSPPNRYVPVIESKVNNNTFIDCDNIQLCAGADNERSQAPASSEISGNLFYHQHKKDLFTIYDDISGVTFKDNILGNNLETTISSGFENAEITLVENKKGFLIPKSDKIKNEIVISDNIATKETTGTTWYSKKEQNIALNSGKTINVKAGINTLFEIVKKSEAGDVIVLEEGGSYLLTKAVEIKHPLTFKTSGKNKATILFERMMAFEIQNGGSLSLENIIFDGAKSPDYAGNSVISTAKNSMTENYKLFIDNCEFKDLIVNHSFDVLRVSKGTFADTISIQNSKFKNITGHIAALDKETDDIGAYNVEYLLMKNNTISDIQGAALRLYRGGKDESTFGPFLELDHNVFDNVGYGKKNKYERAVSLYGVQVNDIENNIFNNSKAMEMHLVVGEPIVNILNNNFYKSDKIIITGDQKYNLENAWEINPEFIKGTYQLSDKSALKGKGIDRSDLGIIANK, from the coding sequence ATGAAAAATCTATCTATCTTTTTTATAAGCTTTTGTACTTTAATAGTTTCTTGTAGAAAAGAAGTCAAATCAAATGTTGTTACTAATATTGATGAATTTAATGATGCTGTTGCAAACGCAAAACCTGGCTCAACAATTACTTTAGCTAATGGTATTTGGAAAGATTCAGAACTAGTTTTCGAAGGAAAAGGAACTAAAGAAAAACCTATAAAACTTACTGTAGAAGAAAAAGGCAAAGTTACTCTAGAAGGTCAGTCTAATTTACAACTTGCAGGTGATTTTTTAATTGTAGAAGGTCTTGTTTTCAAAAACGGATATACGCCAACGAATTCGGTTATTTCATTTCGCAAGAATAGAGATGAAATGGCAACCAACTCTCGCTTAACAGAATGTGTTATTGATAATTTCAATAATCCTGAACGTCATGTTCAAGATTACTGGGTTACTATTTATGGTAAAAACAACAGAATTGACCATAACCATATAACAGGAAAAAAGAATTTAGGTGTTACTATGATCGTTGGTTTAGATACTAAAGAAAGTATAGAAAACAACCATAAAATAGACCATAATTATTTTGGCCCTCGCCCTACATTCGGAAATAATGGTGGAGAAACATTACGAATTGGAACAAGCCATAATGCATTAGAAAATTCTAATACATTAGTAGAATCTAATTATTTTGATAGATGTAACGGAGAACATGAAATTATCTCTAACAAATCTTGTCAAAACATTTTTAAGTATAATACTTTTTTTGAGTGTACCGGTACTCTAACTATGCGTCACGGTAATGAAACCTTAGTTGATGGTAATGTTTTTATAGGAAACGGAAAACCAAGCACTGGTGGTGTAAGAGTTATTAATGAAAAGCAAACTGTTATCAATAATTACCATATTGGTTTAACTGGTTACCGTTTTAGAGGTGCATTTGTAATGATGAATGGCGTACCAAACTCACCACCAAATAGATATGTACCCGTTATAGAATCTAAAGTAAATAATAATACATTTATAGATTGTGATAACATTCAGCTATGTGCAGGAGCAGATAATGAAAGAAGCCAAGCCCCTGCAAGTTCTGAAATTTCAGGAAACTTATTTTATCATCAACATAAAAAAGATTTGTTTACTATTTATGATGATATCAGTGGCGTAACATTTAAAGATAATATTCTAGGAAACAATTTAGAAACTACAATTTCAAGTGGTTTTGAAAATGCTGAAATTACATTAGTAGAAAATAAAAAAGGTTTCTTGATTCCTAAATCTGATAAAATAAAAAATGAGATTGTAATTAGCGATAATATTGCAACTAAAGAGACTACAGGTACTACTTGGTATTCTAAAAAGGAACAAAATATAGCATTAAACTCTGGTAAAACAATTAATGTAAAAGCTGGAATTAACACTCTATTTGAAATCGTAAAAAAATCAGAAGCTGGAGATGTTATTGTTTTAGAAGAAGGTGGCTCTTATTTATTAACCAAAGCAGTTGAAATAAAACACCCATTAACCTTTAAAACCTCAGGTAAAAATAAAGCTACAATATTGTTTGAAAGAATGATGGCTTTTGAAATACAAAACGGAGGAAGTTTGTCTTTAGAAAACATAATATTTGATGGAGCAAAATCTCCAGATTATGCTGGTAATTCAGTAATAAGTACCGCTAAAAACTCAATGACAGAAAACTATAAATTATTTATAGATAACTGTGAGTTTAAAGATTTAATTGTAAATCATTCTTTTGATGTACTTAGAGTCTCAAAAGGAACTTTTGCTGATACAATTAGCATTCAGAATTCAAAATTTAAAAATATTACAGGTCATATAGCTGCTTTAGATAAAGAAACGGATGATATTGGTGCTTATAATGTAGAGTATTTATTAATGAAAAATAACACAATCTCAGATATACAAGGCGCAGCATTACGTTTGTATAGAGGTGGTAAAGATGAAAGTACTTTCGGTCCATTTTTAGAATTAGATCATAATGTTTTTGATAATGTTGGTTACGGGAAAAAGAATAAGTATGAAAGAGCTGTATCATTATATGGTGTGCAAGTAAATGATATTGAAAATAATATTTTTAATAACTCTAAAGCAATGGAAATGCATTTAGTTGTTGGTGAACCTATCGTTAATATTTTAAATAATAATTTTTATAAATCAGATAAAATTATTATCACAGGTGATCAAAAATATAATCTAGAAAATGCGTGGGAAATTAATCCTGAATTTATAAAAGGCACTTACCAATTATCAGATAAATCAGCTTTAAAAGGTAAAGGCATAGATCGTTCTGATTTAGGAATAATAGCTAATAAATAA
- the thiH gene encoding 2-iminoacetate synthase ThiH, producing MSFKTTFEQYDWNTLEKEIYAVTTAEVAQILQKEKIELEDFKALISPAAKPFLEQMAQRSNQLTKKRFGNTMQMYIPMYLSNECQNICTYCGFSMTNKIPRKTLTDAEILKEVTKIKSLGYDHILLVTGEANKTVGVSYIKHAIELIKNNFSNISMEVQPLDQEEYETLVAAGLYAVLVYQETYHEATYKVHHPKGKKSNFHYRLDTPDRLGKAGIHKIGIGALFGLEDWRVDSFYTALHLRYLQKTYWKTKYSISFPRLRPFEGDVAPKVEMTDSDLVQLICAYRLLDEDVELSMSTRESEKFRDHIIHLGITSISAESKTNPGGYSVEPQSLEQFEISDERSTAEIKAMIQSQGYEVVFKDWDKAYS from the coding sequence ATGTCATTTAAAACCACATTTGAGCAGTATGATTGGAATACCTTAGAAAAAGAAATCTATGCCGTAACCACTGCTGAGGTTGCTCAAATACTTCAAAAAGAAAAAATAGAATTAGAAGATTTTAAAGCCTTAATTTCTCCAGCCGCAAAACCTTTTTTGGAGCAAATGGCACAGCGCAGCAATCAGCTTACTAAAAAAAGATTTGGGAATACTATGCAAATGTATATTCCCATGTACCTGTCTAATGAATGTCAGAATATTTGCACCTATTGTGGCTTTAGTATGACTAACAAAATTCCTAGGAAAACCTTAACCGATGCTGAGATTTTAAAAGAAGTAACTAAGATAAAAAGTTTAGGGTACGATCATATTTTATTAGTTACTGGTGAGGCTAATAAAACGGTAGGAGTGTCGTATATAAAGCATGCTATCGAACTAATAAAAAACAATTTCTCCAATATAAGCATGGAGGTACAACCACTAGACCAAGAGGAATACGAAACCTTAGTTGCCGCAGGCTTATATGCTGTTTTGGTGTATCAAGAGACGTATCACGAAGCTACCTATAAAGTGCATCACCCTAAAGGGAAAAAATCAAATTTTCATTACCGTTTAGATACTCCAGATAGATTGGGAAAAGCGGGAATCCACAAAATAGGTATTGGTGCTTTATTTGGCTTAGAAGATTGGCGCGTAGATAGTTTTTATACGGCTTTGCATTTACGGTATTTGCAAAAGACCTATTGGAAAACAAAGTATTCTATTTCTTTTCCAAGATTACGCCCTTTTGAAGGTGATGTTGCTCCTAAAGTAGAAATGACAGATTCAGATTTGGTACAATTAATTTGTGCGTATCGCTTGCTAGATGAAGATGTGGAGTTATCTATGTCTACCCGAGAAAGTGAAAAATTCAGGGATCACATTATTCATTTAGGTATTACCTCTATCAGTGCCGAATCAAAAACCAATCCTGGAGGGTATAGCGTAGAACCGCAATCCTTAGAGCAGTTTGAAATTTCTGACGAGCGTTCTACAGCCGAAATAAAAGCGATGATTCAATCTCAAGGATATGAGGTTGTATTCAAAGATTGGGATAAAGCCTATTCTTAA
- a CDS encoding thiazole synthase, producing the protein MVDILNIADKTFKSRLFTGTGKFSSAQVMEEAILASESELVTVALKRVDLEDEADDILSHLKSSRIDLLPNTSGVRTAKEAVFAAQLSREALDTNWIKLEIHPDPRYLLPDPIETLKAAEELVKLGFVVMPYIHADPVLCKRLEDVGVQCVMPLGAPIGSNKGIKTEDFLKIIIEQSNVPVIVDAGIGAPSHAAYAMELGADAVLVNTAIAVSQNPIAMGQAFKMAVEAGRMAYLAKLAPVKEQAEASSPLTSFLNEI; encoded by the coding sequence ATGGTAGATATATTGAACATAGCAGATAAAACATTTAAATCACGTTTATTTACGGGGACGGGTAAGTTTTCTAGTGCTCAAGTAATGGAAGAGGCCATTCTTGCTTCAGAGAGCGAGTTGGTTACCGTAGCTTTGAAACGGGTAGATTTAGAAGATGAAGCAGACGATATCTTAAGCCATTTAAAGAGTAGTAGGATTGATTTATTACCTAATACTTCAGGGGTTCGTACTGCAAAAGAGGCTGTTTTTGCAGCACAATTATCAAGAGAGGCTCTTGATACCAATTGGATAAAATTAGAAATTCATCCAGACCCTCGGTATTTATTACCAGACCCAATAGAAACCTTAAAAGCAGCTGAAGAATTAGTGAAACTAGGATTTGTAGTTATGCCATATATACATGCAGACCCCGTTTTATGCAAGCGTTTAGAAGATGTAGGAGTGCAATGTGTGATGCCATTAGGCGCTCCTATTGGTAGTAATAAAGGCATAAAAACAGAAGATTTTTTAAAAATCATTATAGAACAAAGTAATGTGCCTGTAATTGTAGATGCAGGTATTGGTGCCCCATCTCATGCCGCTTATGCTATGGAGCTCGGGGCAGATGCTGTTTTGGTAAATACAGCAATAGCCGTTTCTCAGAACCCAATAGCCATGGGGCAAGCCTTTAAAATGGCCGTAGAAGCAGGGAGAATGGCTTATCTGGCTAAACTAGCACCTGTTAAAGAACAAGCGGAAGCCAGTAGCCCTTTAACTTCTTTTTTAAACGAAATTTAA
- a CDS encoding aldo/keto reductase yields the protein MKEIVLNDGNKIPIVGFGTYKATEQEGIDAVKFALKNGYRLLDTASKYNNEEAVGKGIKLSGVPREEIKVTTKLWRENLSYEEAKSEFETSLKKLQLEYIDLYLIHWPANAKNYDNWQHANAEAWRAMEDLQTEGKIKSIGVSNFWPEHLKALFKTARVLPAINQIEFHPGYWQPEVTAFCKAKNITVQSWSPLGRGEILNNSTLKSIALNHNTTVAKICLRWVTQHDVIVIPKSTTKERIKENIDIFDFDLTHEEIQQINNIPKLGYSGEHPNLWPDRE from the coding sequence ATGAAAGAGATTGTTTTAAATGACGGAAATAAAATACCTATTGTAGGTTTTGGAACGTATAAGGCAACAGAACAAGAAGGTATTGACGCTGTAAAATTTGCACTGAAAAACGGGTATCGTTTATTAGATACTGCCTCTAAATATAATAATGAAGAAGCTGTGGGTAAAGGCATCAAACTAAGTGGTGTTCCTAGAGAAGAAATAAAAGTTACTACAAAATTATGGAGAGAAAATCTTTCCTATGAAGAGGCTAAATCTGAATTTGAAACCTCTCTAAAAAAACTACAATTAGAATATATAGACCTATACTTGATTCATTGGCCTGCAAATGCTAAGAATTATGATAATTGGCAGCATGCAAATGCGGAAGCATGGCGCGCCATGGAAGATTTACAGACTGAAGGGAAGATAAAATCTATTGGAGTTAGTAATTTTTGGCCAGAACATTTAAAAGCGCTTTTTAAAACAGCACGAGTTTTACCTGCCATTAATCAGATAGAATTTCATCCTGGATATTGGCAACCTGAGGTTACTGCGTTTTGTAAAGCTAAAAATATCACAGTGCAATCTTGGTCACCCCTTGGCAGAGGTGAAATTCTAAACAATAGCACACTAAAATCTATTGCTTTGAACCATAATACTACTGTTGCTAAGATTTGTTTACGTTGGGTAACACAACATGATGTTATTGTAATTCCAAAATCTACCACAAAAGAACGAATCAAAGAAAATATTGATATTTTTGATTTTGATTTAACGCATGAAGAAATTCAGCAGATTAATAATATTCCTAAATTAGGCTATAGCGGAGAGCATCCTAATTTATGGCCCGATAGAGAGTAA
- a CDS encoding potassium/proton antiporter, giving the protein MNLTIENILLVGSLLLLVSIFAGKTSYKFGVPTLLLFLAIGMLAGSDGIGGIRFDDPKLAQFIGIVSLNFILFSGGLDTNWKAVKPILWQGIALSTLGVLFTAVSLGVFVWFITDFTIYESLLLGSIVSSTDAAAVFSILRSKSLALKNNLRPTLELESGSNDPMAYVLTLAFLTLVINQDKSFLSIIPLFLQQMILGGLLGISFGFLSKYIINKIKLDFEGLYPVLVIALMFITFSATDFVGGNGFLAIYICAVYLGNQDLIHKKTILKMFDGLAWLMQIVLFLTLGLLVFPSEIIPYMGIGLLISIFLIIVARPVGVFLSLIFFKMKMRRRFYISWVGLRGAVPIVFSTYPLLAGIEKANMIFNIVFFISVTSILIQGTTLSIVAKWLKVGLPEKAKKLSATDMLMAENPKAEMKEILITSGCFAVDKKIVELGFPKNAIIAMIKRDASYIIPNGLTKIEPQDTLIVLADRPNIFDEVYETLKIRKA; this is encoded by the coding sequence ATGAATTTAACGATTGAAAATATATTATTAGTAGGCTCTTTATTACTTCTTGTAAGTATTTTTGCAGGTAAAACATCTTATAAGTTTGGAGTACCTACTCTATTACTATTCTTAGCTATTGGTATGCTTGCAGGTTCTGATGGCATAGGAGGCATTAGATTTGATGATCCAAAACTTGCTCAATTCATAGGTATTGTGTCTCTTAATTTTATTTTGTTTTCTGGTGGACTTGATACCAATTGGAAAGCTGTAAAACCTATTCTTTGGCAAGGTATAGCACTATCTACTTTAGGTGTTTTATTTACTGCCGTTTCATTAGGTGTATTTGTTTGGTTTATAACTGATTTCACGATTTATGAAAGTCTTTTATTAGGCTCGATAGTATCATCAACAGATGCTGCTGCAGTATTCTCTATTCTACGTTCAAAGAGCTTGGCTTTAAAAAACAATTTAAGACCAACTCTAGAGCTAGAAAGTGGTAGTAACGACCCTATGGCCTATGTACTTACACTTGCCTTTTTAACATTAGTTATCAATCAAGATAAAAGCTTCTTATCAATAATACCCCTATTTTTACAGCAAATGATATTAGGTGGTTTATTAGGTATCTCATTTGGGTTTCTTAGTAAATATATCATCAATAAAATTAAACTTGATTTTGAAGGCTTATACCCTGTTTTAGTTATCGCTTTAATGTTTATTACTTTCTCTGCAACTGATTTTGTAGGCGGTAATGGGTTTCTTGCTATTTATATTTGTGCCGTTTATTTAGGAAATCAAGATTTAATTCATAAAAAAACCATTTTAAAAATGTTTGATGGTTTAGCATGGTTAATGCAAATCGTTCTTTTCCTCACCCTTGGTTTACTTGTTTTTCCTTCTGAAATTATTCCATACATGGGTATTGGTTTATTGATATCTATATTTTTAATAATTGTAGCAAGACCTGTTGGCGTATTTCTTAGTCTGATATTTTTTAAGATGAAAATGAGAAGGCGATTTTATATTTCTTGGGTTGGTTTGCGAGGTGCAGTACCAATTGTATTTTCTACTTACCCTCTTTTAGCTGGAATCGAAAAAGCAAATATGATTTTCAATATTGTATTTTTCATTTCTGTAACATCTATATTAATTCAAGGTACTACTCTTTCTATAGTTGCCAAATGGCTTAAAGTAGGATTACCAGAAAAAGCAAAAAAACTAAGTGCAACTGATATGCTTATGGCAGAAAACCCAAAAGCTGAAATGAAAGAGATATTGATTACTTCAGGTTGTTTTGCTGTAGATAAAAAAATTGTAGAACTTGGTTTTCCTAAAAATGCAATAATTGCAATGATTAAAAGAGATGCAAGCTATATAATACCTAACGGATTAACCAAAATTGAACCACAAGACACCCTTATTGTTCTTGCTGATAGACCTAATATTTTTGATGAAGTTTATGAAACTCTAAAAATTCGTAAAGCATAA
- a CDS encoding polysaccharide lyase family 7 protein, whose amino-acid sequence MTKINTKLVLQYFLMLAVVLSFSSCFDTPKKTAAEETKTDIKKEKYPSDIIPFMDEWKILLGDGTYSDELVNYKKKDFFYVENDGKTDWVVYKTPNSGVTSRTSSNTRTELGQKKHWIPETGGKLTGKLKVMHVSTSGDARVAASYSVVVGQIHSDEGHENEPIKIFYKKFPGHTKGSVFWNYEINTEGDNSKRWDYSTAIWGNDMSVVGSSPTTYPEEPENGIELDEEFSYEINVYKGIMYLTFESEGHETVKFTKNLLKSDFSKKSDVPEQIWSLYASIGRDGVERENAYAGEIQYFKQGAYNQTNGKKPEDNIVWSTGSETYDGDIAKQYANGCYTEVWFKEATVGSGTQPNE is encoded by the coding sequence ATGACAAAAATAAACACCAAATTAGTATTACAATATTTTTTAATGCTAGCCGTAGTATTATCTTTTAGTAGTTGTTTTGATACTCCTAAAAAAACTGCTGCCGAAGAAACAAAGACAGACATAAAAAAAGAAAAATACCCAAGTGATATTATTCCGTTTATGGATGAATGGAAAATTCTTTTAGGGGATGGTACATATTCTGATGAATTAGTAAATTATAAAAAGAAAGATTTCTTTTATGTTGAAAATGATGGTAAAACGGATTGGGTAGTCTATAAAACACCAAATTCTGGTGTTACATCTCGAACATCTAGTAATACAAGAACGGAATTAGGCCAAAAAAAACACTGGATACCTGAAACAGGAGGTAAATTGACTGGCAAACTAAAAGTAATGCATGTTTCTACCTCAGGTGATGCTAGAGTTGCCGCTTCGTACTCTGTAGTCGTAGGCCAAATACATAGTGATGAAGGTCATGAAAATGAACCTATAAAAATATTTTATAAAAAATTCCCAGGTCACACTAAAGGATCTGTTTTTTGGAATTATGAGATTAATACAGAAGGTGATAACTCAAAAAGATGGGATTATTCAACCGCAATTTGGGGTAATGATATGTCTGTTGTTGGTTCTAGTCCTACAACCTACCCTGAAGAGCCAGAAAATGGTATAGAACTTGATGAAGAGTTTAGTTATGAAATAAATGTTTATAAAGGCATTATGTATCTTACTTTTGAAAGTGAAGGACATGAAACTGTGAAGTTCACAAAAAACTTATTGAAATCAGATTTCTCCAAAAAATCAGATGTTCCTGAACAAATTTGGTCATTATACGCATCAATAGGGCGTGATGGTGTAGAGCGTGAAAATGCTTATGCAGGTGAAATACAATATTTTAAGCAAGGTGCATACAACCAAACAAATGGCAAAAAACCTGAAGACAATATTGTATGGAGTACTGGTTCTGAAACTTACGACGGAGATATAGCAAAACAATATGCAAACGGATGTTATACTGAAGTTTGGTTTAAAGAAGCTACTGTAGGTTCTGGCACGCAACCAAATGAATAA
- a CDS encoding thiamine phosphate synthase — MIVLIAPEEDIANEIEILHQLFEAGLVYFHLRKPSKNYQEHCDYLDLIDEKYHNRIVVHYFHELVNVYNLKGIHFQEQKRIDHIDNPGQYFKPLNMYGKTISSSFHDPDVLKACGFEFDYHLLSPVFSSISKKGYEGKGFKVTHIQKRIIGMGGVTENNIEEIHQLGYQGIGVLGGVWNNSAPVTAFKAMQNYYNK, encoded by the coding sequence ATGATAGTTCTTATAGCGCCAGAGGAAGATATTGCCAATGAAATTGAAATTTTACACCAACTTTTTGAAGCCGGTTTAGTCTATTTTCATTTAAGAAAGCCTTCTAAAAATTATCAAGAGCATTGTGATTATTTAGATTTGATAGATGAGAAGTATCATAACCGTATCGTTGTGCATTATTTTCATGAATTAGTGAATGTATATAATTTAAAAGGTATTCATTTTCAGGAGCAAAAAAGAATAGATCATATAGATAATCCAGGGCAATATTTTAAACCGCTCAATATGTATGGTAAAACCATCAGTTCTTCATTTCATGATCCAGACGTTTTAAAGGCTTGTGGGTTTGAATTTGATTATCATTTATTAAGTCCCGTTTTTTCTTCAATTTCTAAAAAAGGATATGAAGGTAAAGGTTTTAAGGTAACCCATATTCAAAAACGGATTATTGGTATGGGCGGAGTTACAGAGAACAATATTGAAGAAATTCATCAATTAGGGTATCAAGGTATAGGAGTTTTAGGCGGAGTCTGGAATAATAGTGCTCCTGTAACAGCGTTTAAAGCCATGCAAAACTATTACAACAAATAA